The Sesamum indicum cultivar Zhongzhi No. 13 linkage group LG2, S_indicum_v1.0, whole genome shotgun sequence genome contains a region encoding:
- the LOC105156312 gene encoding putative clathrin assembly protein At1g25240 has translation MRLWKRASGALKDQNSIWQAQLSRRTALRHPDIQKAVIRSTAHYHLSFDRRNIDRVCEWIRISPCNLRPVLWSLSHRMHKTRNWVVALKGLYLMHNITNSRLHCVRHIGRLPFDLSGFSDGQGRQAKMWPFNAFIRAYYAFLDQKSAVICQQAEEKSVDGEGFSIRHELKHLLRLQSLIDLLMQIRPQATAAFMPLVLDVMDGLIIEIYDLYSKICRGIAIVLLNIYSGGKAEASMALNVVQKAIQHGDDLSYYFEFCQKIGVVYASQFPVIDRIPEEGINELKEIIKSFAEGSYVEESRQNEVRKGSVDQADEKNHTSSEEEKYNFYGDDEFRTIITDKWESFEDDFMYKNPFGSPFLTYVQGSKHQEVPDMITFL, from the coding sequence ATGAGGCTATGGAAGAGGGCTTCCGGCGCTTTGAAGGACCAAAACAGCATCTGGCAGGCCCAGCTCTCCCGCCGCACCGCCCTCCGCCACCCCGACATCCAGAAGGCCGTCATCCGCTCCACCGCCCACTACCACCTCTCCTTTGACCGCCGCAACATCGACCGCGTTTGTGAGTGGATCCGCATTTCGCCCTGCAACCTCAGGCCGGTTCTCTGGTCCCTTTCCCACCGCATGCACAAGACTAGAAACTGGGTGGTTGCCCTCAAGGGTCTTTACCTCATGCACAACATCACCAACAGCCGTCTCCACTGCGTCAGGCATATTGGCAGGCTCCCCTTTGATCTTTCCGGCTTCAGTGACGGACAAGGCCGGCAGGCGAAGATGTGGCCTTTCAACGCCTTCATCAGAGCTTATTACGCGTTTCTTGATCAGAAATCGGCTGTCATTTGCCAGCAGGCGGAGGAGAAATCAGTTGACGGAGAAGGGTTCTCCATCAGGCATGAGCTCAAGCACCTCCTGAGGTTGCAGTCTTTGATTGACCTGCTCATGCAGATCAGGCCACAGGCCACGGCTGCCTTCATGCCCCTCGTTCTTGACGTCATGGACGGGCTCATAATCGAGATTTACGATCTTTATAGCAAGATTTGCAGAGGGATCGCTATCGTTCTCTTGAATATTTATTCGGGTGGTAAGGCTGAGGCAAGCATGGCGCTCAACGTCGTGCAGAAGGCCATCCAACACGGCGACGATCTCTCTTACTACTTCGAGTTCTGTCAAAAGATCGGAGTCGTGTACGCCTCTCAGTTCCCGGTTATCGATCGGATACCCGAAGAGGGAATTAATGAACTGAAAGAGATAATCAAGAGTTTCGCGGAGGGATCGTATGTGGAAGAATCAAGACAAAATGAAGTCCGTAAAGGGAGTGTTGATCAGGCTGATGAGAAAAACCATACAAGCAGTGAAGAAGAGAAGTATAATTTCTATGGGGATGATGAGTTTAGGACAATAATCACTGACAAATGGGAGAGTTTTGAAGATGATTTCATGTACAAGAATCCCTTTGGAAGCCCTTTTCTGACATACGTACAAGGTAGCAAACATCAAGAAGTCCCGGACATGATCACCTTCTTGTAA